One Micromonospora sp. WMMD1120 genomic region harbors:
- a CDS encoding IS256 family transposase, with translation MTATLNEQTGRRKRPEPSAEAKAAAELVRAAKEQGLSLTGPDGLLKQLTKTVLETALNEEMTEHLGYEKHDQAGAGSGNIRNGTRSKTVLTEANGPVQIDVPRDRAGTFEPQIVRKRQRRLSGVDEVVLSLYAKGLTTGEISAHFAEIYGASVSKETISRITDKVIEEMTDWSHRPLDEIYAAVFIDAIVVKVRDGQVANRPFYAAIGVTLDGDKDILGLWAGAGGEGAKFWMSVLTDLRNRGVKDVFFLVCDGLKGLPEVVTNVWPRTVVQTCIIHLIRNTFRLTSRRYWDELKRDIKPIYTAVNADAAKAAFDDLAEKWGGRYPAVIRLWDNAWAEFIPFLDYDLEIRKVICSTNAIESLNARYRRAVKARGHFPNEQAALKCLYLVTRSLDPTGAGRTRWTMRWKPALNAFAITFSDRFPAAETY, from the coding sequence ATGACCGCGACGCTGAACGAGCAGACCGGACGCAGGAAGCGGCCCGAGCCGTCGGCGGAGGCGAAAGCCGCCGCCGAGCTGGTTCGGGCCGCAAAGGAGCAAGGGCTGTCGTTGACCGGCCCGGACGGGCTGCTCAAGCAGTTGACCAAGACGGTCCTGGAGACTGCGCTGAACGAGGAGATGACCGAGCACCTCGGCTACGAGAAACACGACCAGGCCGGGGCGGGGTCGGGCAACATCCGTAACGGAACCCGGTCGAAGACCGTGTTGACCGAGGCCAACGGTCCGGTGCAGATCGACGTGCCGCGGGACCGGGCTGGCACGTTCGAGCCGCAGATCGTGCGCAAGCGGCAGCGCCGCCTGTCCGGGGTCGACGAGGTCGTGTTGTCGCTGTATGCCAAAGGGCTCACGACCGGGGAGATCTCGGCGCACTTCGCCGAGATCTACGGGGCTTCGGTGTCGAAGGAGACGATTTCGCGGATCACCGACAAGGTGATCGAGGAGATGACCGACTGGTCCCACCGGCCCTTGGACGAGATCTACGCGGCGGTGTTCATCGACGCGATCGTGGTCAAGGTCCGCGATGGGCAGGTCGCCAACCGGCCGTTCTACGCCGCGATCGGGGTCACCCTCGACGGTGATAAGGACATCCTCGGGCTGTGGGCCGGCGCCGGCGGTGAGGGCGCGAAGTTCTGGATGAGTGTGTTGACCGACCTGCGCAACCGGGGCGTCAAGGACGTGTTCTTCCTGGTCTGCGACGGCCTCAAAGGGCTGCCGGAGGTGGTCACGAACGTGTGGCCCCGAACGGTGGTGCAGACCTGCATCATCCATCTGATCCGCAACACGTTCCGGCTCACGTCCCGCCGCTACTGGGATGAGCTCAAGCGGGACATCAAGCCGATCTATACCGCCGTGAACGCTGACGCGGCCAAGGCCGCGTTCGACGACCTCGCGGAGAAGTGGGGCGGCCGGTATCCGGCGGTGATTCGGCTCTGGGACAACGCCTGGGCCGAGTTCATTCCGTTCCTCGACTACGACCTGGAGATCCGCAAGGTCATCTGCTCCACGAACGCGATCGAGTCGCTCAACGCCCGCTACCGGCGGGCCGTGAAGGCCCGTGGCCACTTCCCCAACGAACAGGCCGCGTTGAAGTGTCTGTACCTGGTGACCCGATCCCTGGACCCCACCGGAGCAGGCAGAACCCGATGGACGATGCGCTGGAAA